From a single Cyclobacterium marinum DSM 745 genomic region:
- a CDS encoding APC family permease yields the protein MGKYKNNSLSLTGAISLGTGVMIGAAIFALLGQVAELSGALFPFIFLVGAIISGLSAYGYIKLSNAYPSAGGIAMYLNKAYGKGLTTAFAALLMAFAMIINQSLVARTFGSYTLQLFDVGKNSLWIPTLGVSLLVIVFIINILGNKVVDRVSFILAIVKIGGIVIFAVGGLWVAGFSLSEAVPKGVSNDYSTINYLGALALAILAYAGFTTITNSGEEIVKPHKNVGRAIVISLIICTVVYLLVAFAVSINLSVPKIIEAKDYSLAEASKPAFGKYGLWFTVGIAIIAISRMTAMLTSMKLIPHRHFGMPGNVQQHMLVYTVVIAIVLTIFFDLSRIASLGAILYLIMDVIIQWGVFKHLRKEIKANGAILLTTIVLDFVVLSAFLWNKGNTDLFLIAVAVIFLLLVFFYEKWLLKTNSNNREN from the coding sequence ATGGGTAAATATAAGAATAACAGCCTATCACTCACAGGCGCTATCTCGCTTGGAACTGGGGTTATGATTGGAGCAGCCATTTTTGCCTTATTGGGGCAGGTGGCGGAACTCTCCGGTGCATTGTTCCCCTTCATATTTTTGGTAGGCGCAATTATTTCGGGTTTAAGTGCTTATGGGTATATTAAATTGTCAAACGCCTATCCCTCAGCTGGTGGAATCGCCATGTACCTCAATAAAGCCTATGGGAAAGGATTAACAACTGCATTTGCTGCTCTTTTAATGGCATTTGCAATGATTATCAACCAAAGCTTGGTAGCTAGAACTTTCGGTTCTTACACACTTCAGTTATTTGATGTGGGTAAAAATAGCCTATGGATCCCTACCTTAGGGGTTTCCTTGTTAGTGATTGTATTTATTATCAATATATTAGGTAATAAAGTAGTCGATAGGGTCTCCTTCATTCTGGCCATTGTTAAAATTGGTGGTATCGTTATTTTTGCTGTTGGGGGATTATGGGTAGCAGGCTTTTCACTCTCAGAAGCTGTACCAAAAGGTGTTTCAAACGATTATTCAACGATTAACTACTTGGGTGCATTGGCCTTAGCCATTCTTGCCTATGCAGGTTTTACCACCATTACCAATAGTGGAGAAGAAATTGTAAAACCCCACAAAAATGTAGGTAGGGCCATAGTGATTTCACTCATAATTTGCACAGTGGTTTATTTGTTGGTAGCCTTTGCAGTATCCATAAACCTTTCGGTTCCTAAAATAATTGAGGCGAAAGATTACTCTTTGGCGGAAGCATCAAAACCTGCATTTGGAAAGTATGGCTTGTGGTTTACCGTGGGGATTGCCATTATCGCTATTTCCAGGATGACAGCAATGTTAACAAGCATGAAACTGATTCCTCATCGTCACTTTGGGATGCCTGGTAACGTCCAGCAACACATGTTGGTTTATACTGTGGTAATAGCTATCGTGCTCACTATCTTTTTTGATCTGAGTCGTATTGCCTCTTTAGGGGCAATTTTGTACCTGATTATGGATGTAATTATTCAATGGGGCGTATTTAAACACTTAAGGAAAGAAATTAAAGCAAATGGAGCCATTCTTTTAACAACAATAGTCTTGGACTTTGTGGTGTTAAGTGCTTTTTTATGGAACAAAGGTAATACCGATTTATTTTTAATTGCTGTAGCTGTGATTTTCCTACTTTTAGTTTTCTTTTAT
- a CDS encoding rhodanese-like domain-containing protein, with amino-acid sequence MDITEIRTPKRSKNHMIPNKIGTEPDLVEVDTTWCSIQPMQVAQGVLTVGELEVHHHQKKDLPVIDVRKPDTTGAVSISGSKYIPYDELVERMDELDENNPTIFFCNGPQCPQSSIAIKNLLSAGYPANKILYYRGGMHDWITLGLPVQGSLQGK; translated from the coding sequence ATGGACATAACAGAAATAAGAACTCCTAAAAGGTCAAAAAATCATATGATTCCCAATAAGATAGGTACGGAACCTGATTTAGTAGAAGTTGATACTACATGGTGCAGTATTCAGCCAATGCAGGTTGCCCAGGGTGTGCTTACCGTTGGGGAACTGGAAGTACATCATCACCAAAAAAAGGATCTGCCCGTTATTGATGTCCGAAAACCGGATACTACCGGTGCGGTGAGCATTTCGGGTTCAAAATACATTCCTTATGACGAGTTAGTGGAAAGAATGGATGAGTTAGATGAAAATAATCCCACTATATTTTTTTGTAATGGTCCGCAATGCCCACAATCATCGATAGCCATAAAGAACCTTTTAAGCGCAGGTTATCCAGCTAACAAGATTTTGTACTACAGAGGAGGAATGCATGACTGGATTACTTTAGGGTTGCCTGTACAAGGAAGCCTTCAAGGAAAGTGA
- a CDS encoding SHOCT domain-containing protein encodes MMYGWIIGTILVVVLIVALGKGGIFQRNTGTTDDGNTNNNSAMETLKNRYAKGEIDKAEFEERKTELEK; translated from the coding sequence ATGATGTACGGATGGATCATCGGGACAATACTCGTGGTAGTTTTAATTGTGGCGCTGGGCAAAGGTGGCATATTTCAAAGGAATACTGGCACTACTGATGACGGTAACACTAATAATAATTCAGCGATGGAGACACTCAAAAACCGCTATGCCAAAGGAGAAATTGACAAAGCGGAGTTTGAAGAAAGAAAAACAGAACTGGAAAAATAA